Below is a window of Ahaetulla prasina isolate Xishuangbanna chromosome 1, ASM2864084v1, whole genome shotgun sequence DNA.
aacgcaGAGGCTTCCCAGAAGCCACCCACGCGCGGAGGAGAGCGGCGCGGGCTGCCTGGGTCCAGATTCGGCTTTTTTCAAGCAACCCTTTTCCTGTTGAAAAAACCCCCTACCCCACCCAATTTTGCCGAGTTTGCTTCGAAGAGAAAAAGGCGGGGAAACGCAACCAATTCTGAGTTTCAAAATGGAAGCCTCGTTTGCTTCGTTCAGTGGTCAAGGgtgctatatatatgtgtgtatatatatatatgtacagggCTTGTATAGGAGAGCTGGGCTGAGATTTGCTGGACTGGTCAAGCCGAAACCGAAGAAATGGGACGCGCTGGCGGCGTGCATTATCCGAGCCGCCCCGAGAATAAAGTAACAGTCCTTTCGCTTATTGTGTTATTCGTTTGCCTTTCTCTTTTCCCTCGCACGGATCTCGGGCTGGAGGTGGGTGGGGACGGACGGAGGCAAGCGGACGGTCAGTTTGGGCAGAGATCTAAGGAGAGACAcagacaagggagggagggagggaggattccgCTCGCTTGACCCTCCAGTCCCACCCGGCCGGCTAAGAAGTGTTCAGCACCGGTCTGGAATACACACCTTGGTAGTAGGAGGGCTCCAGGGCCGAGGGCTCAATGGCTCCCCTCCCGCCCATGGAAGCGCTGCTGAGGGGCAACCCGCCAGGCAGGCCGGCCCCGTAGGAGGAATATTGCAGCGCTTGCTCGTAGGCTTTGAAGTCCAGCTTGTGCTGCTGTTCAGAAGAGGACATGAGGTTGTTGATGGAGAAGGGGTGGTTGAAAGAATAGTGGGGGTCGCCCTTGAGGTGCAGCTGCGGCTCGTGGGGTCCCAGCGCATGGCCCGGATGTGTATTCAAGGGGGCCAAGGCGGGCCCGCCGGGGACCGAAGCTGCGATTGCAGCCGCCGCGGCCACCGAGGGCTTTAGCTCGGCTCCGTTCCCGTTTTGGTCCAGGCCTTGTGGGCTGCCGGCGTTGTGGTTGGACGGGGCGGCCTCCAGCTGCCCTCCTTTGGCTTGGCCTCGGTGCAAGGGAGGGCTGGCCGGGTCTTTCCTTCCCTCGCCTCCGCCCGATCCGCCCTTGGCCCCGGGTTGCTTTTCGCACTTGAAGCGCTTCTGGCGCCGGAGGTAGCAGCCGTTCTCGAACATGTTGCCCGAGTCCGGGTGCAGCGTCCAGTAAGAGCCTTTGCCCGGCTTGTCCGGCGAGCGGGCGACCTTGACGAAGCAGTCGTTGAAGGAGAGCGAGTGGCGGATAGAGTTCTGCCAGCGCTGCTGGTTCTGGCGGTAGTAAGGAAAGAGGTCCATGATCCACTGGTAGATCTCGCTCAGCGTCAGCATCTTGCTCGGCGCCTGCTGGATGGCCATGGTGATGAGCGAGATGTACGA
It encodes the following:
- the FOXA1 gene encoding hepatocyte nuclear factor 3-alpha isoform X2, with product MLGTVKMEGHDASEWNSYYAETQEAYSTVPVSNMNSGLGSMNSMNSYMSMNAMTTSGNMTSGSFNMSYANPSLGAGLSPGGTGASMNSMSAMGSALSPGGMNAMGGPQASLNGLGAYGAMGPCMSPMGYASSNLSRGRDAKSFKRSYPHAKPPYSYISLITMAIQQAPSKMLTLSEIYQWIMDLFPYYRQNQQRWQNSIRHSLSFNDCFVKVARSPDKPGKGSYWTLHPDSGNMFENGCYLRRQKRFKCEKQPGAKGGSGGGEGRKDPASPPLHRGQAKGGQLEAAPSNHNAGSPQGLDQNGNGAELKPSVAAAAAIAASVPGGPALAPLNTHPGHALGPHEPQLHLKGDPHYSFNHPFSINNLMSSSEQQHKLDFKAYEQALQYSSYGAGLPGGLPLSSASMGGRGAIEPSALEPSYYQDLCPN
- the FOXA1 gene encoding hepatocyte nuclear factor 3-alpha isoform X1, which produces MLGTVKMEGHDASEWNSYYAETQEAYSTVPVSNMNSGLGSMNSMNSYMSMNAMTTSGNMTSGSFNMSYANPSLGAGLSPGGTGASMNSMSAMGSALSPGGMNAMGGPQASLNGLGAYGAMGPCMSPMGYASSNLSRGRDAKSFKRSYPHAKPPYSYISLITMAIQQAPSKMLTLSEIYQWIMDLFPYYRQNQQRWQNSIRHSLSFNDCFVKVARSPDKPGKGSYWTLHPDSGNMFENGCYLRRQKRFKCEKQPGAKGGSGGGEGRKDPASPPLHRGQAKGGQLEAAPSNHNAGSPQGLDQNGNGAELKPSVAAAAAIAASVPGGPALAPLNTHPGHALGPHEPQLHLKGDPHYSFNHPFSINNLMSSSEQQHKLDFKAYEQALQYSSYGAGLPGGLPLSSASMGGRGAIEPSALEPSYYQGVYSRPVLNTS